A DNA window from Streptomyces sp. B21-083 contains the following coding sequences:
- a CDS encoding amidohydrolase family protein gives MPSRDLAYPLFDADNHLYETQEALTKYLPKEYAGAIEYVNVRGRTKIAIRGQISEYIPNPTFDVVARPGAMEEYFKIGNPTGKTRREIFGEPMRAVPAFREPGPRLELMDDLGIKRSLMFPTLASLIEERMKDDPELIHAVIHALNQWLHENWGFAYKDRIYTVPVITLPIVDKAIEELNWVVERGARAVLVRPAPVPGFGGTRSFALPEFDPFWKRVVETGVLVAFHSSDSGYANYANDWEGNRREFLPFKPNAFRQVNEWRPIEDAVTSLICHGALSRFPELKVAVIENGASWVEPMLSRLADVHKKMPHEFQEDPVQVFRRHIHISPFWEEDMARLGDLIGIERVLFGSDYPHPEGLADPVTYVDHLAKLSEEDKAKVMGGNLARLIDA, from the coding sequence GTGCCCTCTCGTGACCTCGCGTATCCGCTGTTCGACGCGGACAACCACCTCTACGAGACCCAGGAGGCGCTGACCAAGTACCTCCCGAAGGAGTACGCAGGTGCCATCGAGTACGTGAACGTCCGCGGTCGCACCAAGATCGCGATCCGCGGACAGATCAGCGAGTACATCCCCAACCCGACCTTCGACGTGGTGGCCAGGCCCGGCGCCATGGAGGAGTACTTCAAGATCGGCAACCCCACCGGCAAGACCCGGCGGGAGATCTTCGGCGAGCCGATGCGCGCGGTTCCCGCCTTCCGCGAACCGGGCCCGCGCCTGGAGCTGATGGACGACCTCGGTATCAAGCGCAGCCTGATGTTCCCTACCCTCGCCAGCCTCATCGAGGAGCGGATGAAGGACGACCCGGAGCTGATCCACGCGGTCATCCACGCCCTCAACCAGTGGCTGCACGAGAACTGGGGCTTCGCCTACAAGGACCGCATCTACACGGTCCCGGTCATCACCCTCCCGATCGTCGACAAGGCGATCGAGGAGCTGAACTGGGTGGTGGAGCGAGGAGCGCGGGCCGTTCTCGTCCGCCCCGCGCCCGTACCCGGTTTCGGCGGCACCCGGTCCTTCGCGCTGCCGGAGTTCGACCCGTTCTGGAAGCGCGTCGTGGAGACCGGTGTGCTGGTCGCCTTCCACTCCTCCGACAGCGGCTACGCCAACTACGCCAACGACTGGGAGGGCAACAGGCGCGAGTTCCTGCCCTTCAAGCCCAACGCGTTCCGGCAGGTCAACGAGTGGCGGCCGATTGAGGACGCGGTGACCTCGCTCATCTGCCACGGCGCGCTCTCCCGCTTCCCCGAGCTGAAGGTCGCCGTCATCGAGAACGGCGCCTCCTGGGTGGAGCCGATGCTGAGCCGGCTCGCCGACGTCCACAAGAAGATGCCGCACGAGTTCCAGGAGGACCCGGTACAGGTCTTCAGGCGGCACATCCACATCAGCCCGTTCTGGGAAGAGGACATGGCGCGGCTCGGCGACCTCATCGGCATCGAACGCGTCCTGTTCGGCTCCGACTACCCGCACCCCGAGGGCCTCGCCGACCCCGTCACCTACGTCGACCACCTCGCCAAGCTCAGCGAGGAGGACAAGGCCAAGGTCATGGGCGGCAACCTGGCCCGGCTGATCGACGCATGA
- a CDS encoding ferredoxin--NADP reductase, translating to MARDHGFHPMRITRVVDETPDVRTFALDARFPYLAGQFLTFKVCGTLRSYSMSSSPDTDGEVCVTVKRVPGGLVSGWMHEQLKPGDTLQATLPSGSFCLREDAADRPLVAYAGGSGITPVFSLVKTALATTRRRVRLLTAHQTAGSAIFARALDALAVRYPDRLDVRSHLDDRDGLVGAEEIRALADGAEEQGGPADFYVCGPERFMALVESTLTAHRVAPERIFVERFVPASTVAAPAGLPDPLAEPVAATVTVDLRGQRRSVPQRVGETLLQSARRAGFTPPFSCESGDCATCMALLTSGEAKMRVNNALDADEVAEGYVLTCQAEPTTPDVTVVYED from the coding sequence ATGGCACGGGACCACGGCTTCCATCCGATGCGGATCACACGGGTCGTCGACGAGACACCGGACGTCCGTACGTTCGCTCTCGACGCGCGCTTCCCCTACCTGGCCGGGCAGTTCTTGACGTTCAAGGTGTGCGGGACCCTGCGCAGCTACTCGATGTCGTCCTCGCCCGACACCGACGGCGAGGTGTGCGTCACGGTCAAGCGAGTGCCCGGCGGGCTGGTGTCCGGCTGGATGCACGAGCAGCTGAAACCGGGCGACACGCTGCAGGCCACCCTCCCCAGCGGCTCGTTCTGCCTGCGCGAGGACGCCGCCGACCGGCCGCTGGTCGCCTACGCGGGCGGAAGCGGCATCACGCCCGTGTTCTCCCTGGTCAAGACCGCGCTGGCGACGACGCGGCGCAGGGTGAGACTCCTGACGGCTCATCAGACCGCCGGATCGGCCATCTTCGCGCGGGCGCTGGACGCGCTCGCCGTGCGCTATCCCGACCGCCTCGACGTCCGCTCGCACCTCGACGACCGGGACGGACTGGTCGGCGCCGAGGAGATACGGGCCCTCGCCGACGGAGCCGAGGAACAGGGCGGCCCGGCGGACTTCTACGTCTGCGGGCCGGAGCGGTTCATGGCCCTGGTGGAGAGCACCCTGACCGCTCACCGGGTGGCCCCTGAGCGCATCTTCGTCGAGCGTTTCGTGCCCGCGTCCACCGTCGCGGCACCCGCTGGGCTGCCCGACCCCCTCGCCGAACCCGTCGCCGCGACCGTGACCGTGGACCTGCGCGGGCAGCGCCGCAGCGTCCCGCAGCGGGTCGGCGAGACCCTGCTGCAGAGCGCCCGCCGGGCCGGCTTCACACCGCCGTTCTCCTGCGAGTCCGGGGACTGCGCGACCTGTATGGCCCTGCTGACGTCCGGCGAGGCGAAGATGCGCGTGAACAACGCCCTGGACGCCGACGAGGTCGCCGAGGGCTACGTGCTCACCTGCCAGGCCGAGCCGACGACCCCCGACGTGACCGTCGTGTACGAGGACTGA
- a CDS encoding AMP-binding protein, with amino-acid sequence MTTIPPGALRPIPSGLAARYESEGWWTSETLGDLLADGLAKAGDVRFRVHSEVRPWSGTFADVERTARRLAAGLRARGVGPGDVVVMQLPNWMEAAAVFWASALLGAVVVPVVHFYGPKEVRYIVEATRPKAFFGAERFGRTEFRPELCADVPVVGAVGRDFEELLADEPMTGVVPVDADAPALIAFTSGTTRDPKGVIHSHRTLGFETRQLAASYPPDRGRQLTVAPVGHFIGMVNAFLIPVLDGSPVNLGDTWDPALALALMRSEGLTVGGGATYYMTSLLDHPDCTPEHIARLKYAGLGGAAIASAVTRRLESLGITVFRAYGSTEHPSVTCTPYDGPAAKRLHCDGLPLPGAEVRLAEDGEILTRGPDLCLGYTDPELTAAAFDADGWYRTGDIGVLDADGWLTITDRKADIIIRGGENISAAEVEEALLGLDGVAEAAVVAVPDPRLGERTAAVLRMLPGRPAPGLAEVLPHFERSGLARQKWPEEVHEVDDFPRTPSGKVKKFVLRRNIATPLEREYDSRNQ; translated from the coding sequence ATGACGACGATTCCCCCCGGAGCCCTGCGGCCAATCCCGTCCGGACTTGCCGCGCGCTACGAATCCGAGGGCTGGTGGACCAGTGAGACCCTGGGCGACCTGCTCGCTGACGGGCTGGCCAAGGCCGGGGACGTGCGGTTTCGGGTGCACTCCGAGGTGCGGCCCTGGTCGGGGACGTTCGCCGACGTGGAGCGAACGGCACGGCGGCTGGCCGCGGGTCTGCGCGCACGCGGCGTCGGCCCCGGCGACGTGGTGGTCATGCAACTGCCCAACTGGATGGAGGCGGCGGCCGTGTTCTGGGCCTCGGCCCTCCTCGGCGCCGTCGTCGTTCCGGTGGTCCACTTCTACGGGCCCAAGGAGGTCCGCTACATCGTCGAGGCGACCCGCCCGAAGGCGTTCTTCGGCGCCGAGCGCTTCGGCCGGACGGAGTTCCGCCCGGAGCTGTGCGCGGACGTCCCGGTCGTCGGTGCCGTGGGCCGGGACTTCGAGGAACTCCTCGCCGACGAGCCGATGACCGGCGTCGTGCCGGTGGACGCGGACGCCCCGGCGCTGATCGCGTTCACCTCCGGCACCACCCGTGACCCCAAGGGCGTCATCCACAGCCACCGCACCCTGGGCTTCGAGACCCGTCAGCTCGCCGCGAGCTATCCCCCCGACCGGGGGCGGCAGTTGACGGTCGCGCCGGTCGGCCACTTCATCGGCATGGTCAACGCGTTCCTCATCCCCGTCCTGGACGGCTCCCCGGTCAACCTCGGGGACACCTGGGACCCGGCCCTGGCGCTCGCGCTCATGCGGTCCGAGGGTCTGACCGTCGGCGGCGGAGCGACGTACTACATGACCAGCCTGCTCGACCATCCCGACTGCACCCCGGAGCACATCGCGCGACTGAAGTACGCGGGGCTGGGCGGCGCGGCCATCGCCTCGGCCGTGACGAGGCGCCTGGAGTCCCTCGGCATCACCGTCTTCCGCGCCTACGGCTCCACCGAGCACCCTTCGGTGACCTGCACTCCGTACGACGGTCCGGCCGCCAAGCGCCTCCACTGCGACGGGCTCCCGCTGCCCGGCGCGGAGGTACGGCTCGCCGAGGACGGGGAGATCCTCACCCGCGGCCCCGACCTCTGCCTGGGCTACACCGACCCCGAGCTGACCGCCGCCGCCTTCGACGCCGACGGCTGGTACCGCACCGGCGACATCGGTGTGCTGGACGCCGACGGCTGGCTGACCATCACCGACCGCAAGGCCGACATCATCATCCGTGGCGGGGAGAACATCAGCGCCGCGGAGGTGGAGGAAGCACTGCTCGGGCTGGACGGCGTGGCGGAGGCGGCCGTGGTGGCCGTGCCCGACCCGCGGCTGGGGGAGCGGACGGCGGCCGTGCTGCGCATGCTGCCCGGCCGGCCCGCTCCGGGCCTCGCCGAGGTGCTCCCGCACTTCGAACGATCGGGTCTTGCCCGCCAGAAATGGCCCGAGGAGGTGCACGAGGTCGACGACTTCCCGCGGACGCCGAGCGGCAAGGTCAAGAAGTTCGTCCTCCGCAGGAACATTGCCACCCCCCTAGAGCGAGAATATGATTCTCGAAATCAGTGA
- a CDS encoding enoyl-CoA hydratase/isomerase family protein — MVELELEDGLAVVTIDRPHARNAIDLGTMGELEKALDAAEGASALAVTGADEKAFVSGGDLKELARLRTEAEASGMALRMRTLCDRIAAFPGPVVAALNGHALGGGAEMAVAADIRIAADDIRIGFNQTKLAIVPAWGGAERLARLVGPGRALLLAGTGSVLEAAEAERLGLIDVVLPRAEFGDAWRETARALATAQAREIKNLTTRTRPAREAAAAFARLWVAREHWEAAERVMSRGK; from the coding sequence ATGGTTGAGCTGGAGCTGGAGGACGGCCTGGCCGTCGTCACCATCGATCGCCCGCACGCCCGCAACGCCATCGACCTCGGCACCATGGGCGAGCTGGAGAAGGCCCTGGACGCGGCCGAGGGCGCGAGCGCGCTGGCGGTGACCGGGGCGGACGAGAAGGCGTTCGTCTCCGGCGGAGACCTCAAGGAACTGGCGCGGCTGCGCACCGAGGCCGAGGCCTCCGGGATGGCGCTGCGGATGCGGACCCTGTGCGACCGGATCGCCGCCTTCCCCGGTCCGGTGGTGGCCGCGCTCAACGGGCACGCGCTGGGCGGCGGCGCGGAGATGGCCGTGGCGGCCGACATCCGGATCGCCGCCGACGACATCCGCATCGGCTTCAACCAGACGAAGCTGGCCATCGTGCCCGCCTGGGGCGGCGCCGAACGGCTGGCGCGCCTGGTGGGACCGGGACGGGCCCTGTTGCTGGCCGGCACCGGAAGCGTGCTGGAGGCAGCCGAGGCGGAGCGCCTCGGACTGATCGACGTGGTCCTGCCCCGAGCGGAATTCGGCGACGCCTGGCGGGAGACGGCCCGGGCCCTCGCCACCGCCCAGGCCCGCGAGATCAAGAACCTCACCACCCGGACCCGTCCGGCGCGCGAGGCGGCAGCCGCCTTCGCCCGGCTGTGGGTGGCCAGGGAACACTGGGAAGCGGCGGAGAGGGTGATGTCCCGTGGTAAATGA